One region of Streptomyces sp. CG4 genomic DNA includes:
- the pknB gene encoding Stk1 family PASTA domain-containing Ser/Thr kinase → MEEPRRLGGRYELGQVLGRGGMAEVYLAHDTRLGRTVAVKTLRADLARDPSFQARFRREAQSAASLNHPAIVAVYDTGEDYIDGVSIPYIVMEYVDGSTLRELLHSGRKLLPERAMEMTVGILQGLEYAHRNGIVHRDIKPANVMLTRNGQVKVMDFGIARAMGDSGMTMTQTAAVIGTAQYLSPEQAKGEQVDARSDLYSTGCLLYELLTVRPPFVGDSPVAVAYQHVREEPQAPSVFDPEITPEMDAIVLKALVKDPNYRYQSADEMRADIEACLDGQPVAATAAMGAVGYGGYPDDQPTTALRPDAGGGATTMLPPMNPDDGGYGYDEGPGRRGRQPKKSHTSTVLLVVAGILVLIGAILIGKWVASGGNSADKPFGAPNFVDQTYADAQKMATNSDLKLAPPTRKPCDNEPKGKVCSQDPKAGTDVKKGDTINLVVSTGAPKVAVPSVLGKTFDDAKSQLEADQYKFNVERKDEVSSEQPGTVLEQSLKLGQEVQKGSTITLTVAKAEEKVTIPGDLVGKSCDDAKSELQNLGLAPGDCTQTPTADQTQDGKVLSTNPAAGQQVAKNTPVAINVGKFQGGGQPQGQVPNVVGQPLKQAVQILQQSGYTNIQISGSNDGKARVITQTPAAGTQADPSSTQIVLNTLDIGGGNNNGGGFLGGNNG, encoded by the coding sequence ATGGAAGAGCCGCGTCGCCTCGGCGGCCGGTACGAACTGGGCCAGGTGCTCGGTCGTGGTGGCATGGCGGAGGTCTACCTCGCGCATGACACCCGGCTCGGTCGCACCGTGGCGGTGAAGACGCTGCGCGCGGACCTCGCGCGTGATCCGTCCTTCCAGGCCCGGTTCCGCCGGGAGGCCCAGTCGGCCGCCTCGCTCAACCATCCCGCGATCGTGGCGGTCTACGACACGGGCGAGGACTACATCGACGGGGTCTCCATCCCGTACATCGTGATGGAGTACGTCGACGGCTCCACGCTCCGTGAGCTTCTTCACAGCGGCCGCAAGCTGCTGCCCGAGCGGGCCATGGAGATGACGGTCGGCATCCTCCAGGGCTTGGAGTACGCCCACCGCAACGGCATCGTCCACCGCGACATCAAGCCGGCCAACGTCATGCTGACCCGCAACGGCCAGGTCAAGGTGATGGACTTCGGCATCGCCCGCGCCATGGGCGACTCCGGCATGACCATGACCCAGACCGCGGCGGTCATCGGCACGGCCCAGTACCTCTCGCCGGAGCAGGCCAAGGGCGAGCAGGTCGACGCCCGCTCGGACCTGTACTCGACGGGCTGCCTCCTCTACGAGCTGCTCACGGTCCGTCCGCCCTTCGTCGGCGACTCCCCCGTGGCCGTGGCCTACCAGCACGTCCGCGAGGAGCCGCAGGCCCCGTCGGTCTTCGACCCCGAGATCACCCCCGAGATGGACGCGATCGTCCTGAAGGCGCTGGTCAAGGACCCGAACTACCGCTATCAGTCGGCCGACGAGATGCGCGCCGACATCGAGGCCTGCCTCGACGGCCAGCCGGTCGCGGCAACGGCCGCGATGGGCGCCGTGGGCTACGGCGGCTACCCCGACGACCAGCCGACCACGGCCCTGCGCCCGGACGCCGGCGGCGGAGCGACCACGATGCTCCCGCCGATGAACCCGGACGACGGCGGCTACGGCTACGACGAGGGCCCGGGCCGCCGCGGCCGGCAGCCGAAGAAGTCCCACACCTCCACGGTCCTGCTGGTGGTCGCGGGCATCCTCGTCCTGATCGGCGCGATCCTGATCGGCAAGTGGGTGGCGAGCGGGGGCAACAGCGCGGACAAGCCGTTCGGTGCCCCCAACTTCGTCGATCAGACCTACGCCGACGCCCAGAAGATGGCCACCAACTCGGACCTGAAACTGGCGCCCCCGACCCGGAAGCCCTGTGACAACGAGCCCAAGGGCAAGGTCTGCTCCCAGGACCCCAAGGCCGGGACGGACGTGAAGAAGGGCGACACGATCAACCTGGTGGTGTCGACGGGGGCGCCGAAGGTCGCGGTGCCCAGCGTCCTCGGCAAGACCTTCGACGACGCCAAGTCGCAGCTGGAGGCCGACCAGTACAAGTTCAACGTCGAACGGAAGGACGAGGTCTCCTCGGAGCAGCCGGGCACGGTCCTGGAGCAGAGCCTGAAGCTGGGCCAGGAGGTCCAGAAGGGCTCCACGATCACCCTCACCGTCGCCAAGGCGGAGGAGAAGGTCACCATCCCCGGCGACCTCGTCGGCAAGTCCTGCGACGACGCGAAGTCCGAGCTGCAGAACCTGGGCCTGGCTCCGGGCGACTGCACCCAGACCCCCACCGCCGACCAGACCCAGGACGGCAAGGTCCTGTCGACCAACCCGGCGGCGGGCCAGCAGGTCGCCAAGAACACGCCGGTAGCGATCAACGTCGGCAAGTTCCAGGGCGGCGGCCAGCCGCAGGGTCAGGTGCCGAACGTCGTGGGCCAGCCCCTGAAGCAGGCCGTGCAGATCCTGCAGCAGAGCGGCTACACGAACATCCAGATCAGCGGCTCGAACGACGGCAAGGCACGGGTCATCACGCAGACCCCGGCGGCGGGAACCCAGGCCGACCCGAGCAGCACCCAGATCGTCCTGAACACCCTGGACATCGGAGGCGGCAACAACAACGGCGGCGGCTTCCTCGGCGGCAACAACGGCTGA
- a CDS encoding FtsW/RodA/SpoVE family cell cycle protein has protein sequence MSSTTNPPTHHTSTIGAIGAPSRRNTELALLVFAVAIPVFAYANVGLAIENQVPAGLLEYGLGLGLMAGVAHLAVRKFAPYADPLLLPLATLLNGLGLVVIWRLDQSKLLQSLPHFSAAAPRQLLYSALGIAMFAAVLIFLKDHRALQRYTYISMAGALVLLLLPLVPGLGADIYGAKIWINIPGLGSLQPGEFAKIVLAVFFAGYLMVKRDALALASRRFMGLYLPRGRDLGPILVVWAMSILILVFETDLGTSLLFFGMFVVMLYVATERTSWIVFGLLMSAVGAVGVASIEPHVKSRVESWLDPMKEFTLSRQGIAGHSEQLQQALWAFGSGGTLGTGWGQGHSDLIRFAANSDFILATFGEELGLAGIMALLLIYGLIVERGVRTALAARDPFGKLLAVGLSGAFALQVFVVAGGVMGLIPLTGMTLPFVAYGGSSVLANWALIGILIRISDTARRPAPAPASNPDAEMTQVVRPS, from the coding sequence ATGAGCAGTACGACTAACCCGCCGACGCATCACACGTCCACGATCGGCGCGATCGGCGCACCGAGCCGCCGCAACACCGAGCTGGCCCTGCTGGTGTTCGCCGTGGCCATCCCGGTGTTCGCCTACGCCAACGTGGGCCTGGCCATCGAGAACCAGGTGCCCGCCGGACTGCTGGAGTACGGCCTCGGCCTCGGTCTGATGGCCGGCGTCGCCCATCTCGCCGTGCGCAAGTTCGCGCCGTACGCCGACCCGCTGCTGCTGCCGCTGGCCACGCTGCTCAACGGACTCGGGCTCGTCGTCATCTGGCGGCTGGACCAGTCCAAGCTGCTGCAGTCGCTGCCCCACTTCTCCGCGGCCGCACCCCGCCAGCTGCTGTACAGCGCGCTGGGCATCGCCATGTTCGCCGCCGTGCTGATCTTCCTGAAGGATCACCGGGCCCTGCAGCGCTACACCTACATCTCCATGGCCGGCGCCCTGGTGCTGCTGCTCCTGCCGCTGGTGCCCGGCCTCGGAGCCGACATCTACGGCGCCAAGATCTGGATCAACATCCCCGGCCTCGGCTCCCTGCAGCCCGGTGAGTTCGCGAAGATCGTCCTCGCCGTCTTCTTCGCCGGGTACCTGATGGTGAAGCGCGACGCCCTGGCCCTCGCCAGCCGCCGCTTCATGGGCCTGTACCTGCCCCGCGGCCGCGACCTCGGTCCGATCCTGGTCGTCTGGGCGATGTCGATCCTCATCCTCGTCTTCGAGACCGACCTCGGCACGTCGCTGCTCTTCTTCGGCATGTTCGTCGTCATGCTGTACGTCGCCACCGAGCGGACCAGCTGGATCGTCTTCGGTCTGCTGATGTCCGCGGTCGGCGCGGTCGGCGTGGCGAGCATCGAACCCCACGTGAAGAGCCGGGTCGAGTCCTGGCTCGACCCCATGAAGGAGTTCACCCTCAGCCGCCAGGGCATCGCCGGCCACTCCGAGCAGCTGCAGCAGGCGCTGTGGGCCTTCGGCTCCGGCGGCACCCTGGGCACCGGCTGGGGCCAGGGCCACTCGGACCTGATCCGGTTCGCCGCCAACTCCGACTTCATCCTCGCCACCTTCGGCGAGGAGCTGGGCCTGGCCGGGATCATGGCGCTCCTGCTGATCTACGGCCTGATCGTGGAGCGCGGCGTGCGCACCGCCCTCGCCGCCCGCGACCCGTTCGGCAAGCTGCTCGCCGTCGGCCTGTCCGGCGCCTTCGCCCTCCAGGTCTTCGTCGTGGCCGGCGGTGTGATGGGCCTCATCCCGCTGACCGGTATGACCTTGCCGTTCGTCGCGTACGGCGGTTCCTCCGTGCTGGCCAACTGGGCGCTGATCGGCATCCTGATCCGCATCAGCGACACCGCCCGCCGCCCGGCGCCCGCCCCCGCGAGCAACCCCGACGCCGAGATGACCCAGGTGGTCCGCCCGTCATGA
- a CDS encoding Stp1/IreP family PP2C-type Ser/Thr phosphatase gives MSLSLRFAAGSHKGMIREGNEDSGYAGPRLLAIADGMGGQAAGEVASSEVISTLVTLDDDVPGSDILTSLGHAVQRANDQLRAMVEEDPQLEGMGTTLTALLWTGQRLGLVHVGDSRAYLLRDGVLTQITQDHTWVQRLVDEGRITEEEATTHPQRSLLMRALGSGDHVEPDLSIREVRAGDRYLICSDGLSAVVSHQTIEETLASYQGPQETVQELIQLALRGGGPDNITVIVADVLDLDTGDTMAGQLSDQPIVVGAVAENQHHLHDNGIMQTPAGRASHLGRQGHGHGGGEFGPPGSGDSTGYVPSGSFGDYADGDFTKPGGRGKWLKRSLYGVLALAVIGGGLYGGYQWTQTQYYVGARNEHVALYRGISQDLAWVSLSKVEKDHPEIELKYLPPYQQKQVKATIAAGGLQQAQEKIEALSVQASACRKQAERQSAESQRNAKTGQGEAGGTTGTSRTAFTSKASPTPNPSTGTSGTSSKKPPTTSSKPPTPTATPNPGPSLSEDEQKVVDQCGKQ, from the coding sequence ATGAGTCTCTCCCTGCGCTTTGCCGCCGGATCGCACAAAGGCATGATCCGCGAGGGCAACGAGGACTCCGGTTACGCCGGTCCCCGGCTGCTCGCGATCGCCGACGGCATGGGCGGCCAGGCGGCCGGCGAGGTCGCCTCCTCCGAGGTGATCTCCACCCTGGTCACGCTCGACGACGACGTGCCCGGCTCCGACATCCTCACCTCCCTCGGCCACGCCGTGCAGCGGGCCAACGACCAGCTGCGTGCCATGGTCGAGGAGGACCCGCAGCTGGAGGGCATGGGCACGACCCTCACCGCCCTGCTGTGGACCGGGCAGCGGCTCGGTCTCGTGCACGTCGGCGACTCCCGCGCCTATCTGCTGCGTGACGGAGTGCTCACGCAGATCACCCAGGACCACACCTGGGTGCAGCGGCTCGTCGACGAGGGCCGGATCACCGAGGAAGAGGCCACGACCCACCCGCAGCGCTCGCTCCTCATGCGCGCGCTCGGCAGCGGCGACCACGTCGAGCCCGACCTGTCCATCCGCGAGGTGCGGGCGGGTGACCGTTATCTCATCTGCTCCGACGGGCTCTCCGCGGTCGTCTCCCACCAGACCATCGAGGAGACCCTCGCCAGCTACCAGGGCCCGCAGGAGACCGTGCAGGAGCTGATCCAGCTCGCGCTGCGCGGCGGCGGCCCCGACAACATCACCGTCATCGTCGCGGACGTGCTCGACCTGGACACCGGCGACACCATGGCCGGCCAGCTGTCCGACCAGCCGATCGTGGTCGGCGCCGTCGCCGAGAACCAGCACCACCTGCACGACAACGGCATCATGCAGACCCCGGCCGGCCGCGCCTCCCACCTGGGCCGCCAGGGCCACGGGCACGGCGGCGGCGAGTTCGGCCCGCCCGGCTCCGGCGACAGCACCGGATACGTCCCGTCGGGCAGCTTCGGCGACTACGCCGACGGCGACTTCACCAAGCCGGGCGGCCGCGGCAAGTGGCTGAAGAGATCCCTCTACGGCGTCCTCGCGCTCGCCGTCATCGGCGGCGGCCTCTACGGCGGCTACCAGTGGACGCAGACGCAGTACTACGTCGGCGCCAGGAACGAGCACGTGGCGCTGTACCGCGGGATCAGCCAGGACCTGGCCTGGGTGTCGCTGTCGAAGGTGGAGAAGGACCACCCCGAGATCGAACTCAAGTACCTGCCGCCGTACCAGCAGAAGCAGGTGAAGGCCACGATCGCCGCGGGCGGGCTGCAGCAGGCCCAGGAGAAGATCGAGGCACTGTCCGTACAGGCCTCCGCATGCCGGAAGCAGGCGGAGCGCCAGTCCGCCGAGTCCCAGCGGAACGCGAAGACGGGCCAGGGCGAGGCCGGAGGCACCACGGGAACCAGCCGTACCGCCTTCACGTCCAAGGCATCACCGACGCCGAACCCCTCGACAGGTACGTCGGGCACGTCGTCGAAGAAGCCCCCGACAACGTCCTCGAAGCCCCCGACCCCGACCGCCACTCCGAACCCCGGCCCGAGCCTCTCCGAGGATGAGCAGAAGGTCGTCGATCAGTGCGGCAAGCAGTAG
- a CDS encoding penicillin-binding protein 2, with amino-acid sequence MNKPLRRIAIFCGLLILALLIRDNYLQYVKADQLATQKDNRRVSIQRYAHPRGDIIVDGNPITGSTVSKNGDFKYKRTYKDGAMWAPVTGYSSQAFGASQLEEIDDGILTGTDDRLFFRNTLDMITGKSKQGGNVVTTLNSAAQKAAFDGLAKQGGKGAVVALEPSTGKILALASYPSYDPSSFAGNSTGTDSKNWTKLQKSNDPADPMLNRALRETYPPGSTFKVVTAAAALENGLYKSADEKTNSPLPWTMPGTTTQLKNEGDIPCENATLRTALQYSCNTVFGKIGSDLGNDKMLSEAKKFGFDSEQFIPVRSTASEFSNGMNQSQTALSSIGQYNTAATPLQMAMIASAVANDGKLMKPYMVDKLQSSNLDTVEQTQPQELSRPLSSENAQVLQSMMQTVVEKGTGTNAKIDGVTVGGKTGTAQHGVANSANPYAWFLSYAKLSDGSSPVAVAVVIEDGSANRDDISGGGLAAPIAKNVMQAVIQSKK; translated from the coding sequence ATGAACAAACCCCTGCGCCGGATCGCGATCTTCTGTGGCCTCCTCATCCTGGCCCTGCTGATCCGCGACAACTACCTCCAGTACGTCAAGGCCGACCAACTGGCGACCCAGAAGGACAACCGCCGGGTCTCCATCCAGCGCTATGCGCACCCGCGCGGCGACATCATCGTCGACGGCAACCCGATAACCGGCTCCACCGTGTCCAAGAACGGTGACTTCAAGTACAAGCGCACCTACAAGGACGGGGCCATGTGGGCCCCGGTCACCGGTTACTCCTCGCAGGCCTTCGGCGCCTCCCAGCTGGAGGAGATCGACGACGGCATCCTCACCGGCACCGACGACCGGCTCTTCTTCCGCAACACCCTCGACATGATCACGGGCAAGTCGAAGCAGGGCGGCAACGTCGTCACCACGCTGAACTCGGCCGCGCAGAAGGCGGCGTTCGACGGGCTGGCCAAGCAGGGCGGCAAGGGCGCGGTCGTCGCCCTGGAACCCTCCACCGGCAAGATCCTGGCGCTGGCCTCCTACCCGTCGTACGACCCGTCGTCCTTCGCGGGGAACTCCACCGGTACGGACAGCAAGAACTGGACCAAGCTCCAGAAGAGCAACGACCCCGCCGATCCGATGCTGAACCGGGCGCTGCGCGAGACCTACCCGCCGGGCTCCACCTTCAAGGTGGTCACCGCGGCCGCCGCGCTGGAGAACGGGCTGTACAAGTCGGCCGACGAGAAGACGAACTCGCCGCTGCCCTGGACCATGCCGGGCACCACGACCCAGCTGAAGAACGAGGGCGACATCCCCTGCGAGAACGCCACTTTGCGCACCGCGCTGCAGTACTCCTGCAACACGGTCTTCGGCAAGATCGGCTCCGACCTCGGCAACGACAAGATGCTGTCCGAGGCGAAGAAGTTCGGCTTCGACTCCGAGCAGTTCATCCCGGTCCGGTCCACCGCGTCGGAGTTCTCCAACGGTATGAACCAGTCGCAGACCGCGCTGTCCTCCATCGGCCAGTACAACACCGCCGCGACCCCGCTGCAGATGGCCATGATCGCCTCGGCGGTCGCCAATGACGGCAAGCTGATGAAGCCGTACATGGTGGACAAGCTCCAGTCGTCCAACCTCGACACCGTCGAGCAGACCCAGCCGCAGGAGCTGAGCCGGCCGCTGTCCTCGGAGAACGCGCAGGTCCTGCAGTCCATGATGCAGACCGTGGTCGAGAAGGGCACCGGCACGAACGCCAAGATCGACGGTGTCACCGTCGGCGGCAAGACCGGTACCGCGCAGCACGGTGTGGCGAACAGCGCCAACCCGTACGCGTGGTTCCTCTCCTACGCCAAGCTGTCCGACGGCAGCTCGCCGGTCGCCGTGGCCGTGGTCATCGAGGACGGAAGCGCCAACCGCGACGACATCTCCGGCGGCGGCCTGGCGGCACCGATCGCCAAGAACGTCATGCAGGCGGTCATCCAATCGAAGAAGTGA